A stretch of Gemmatimonas aurantiaca T-27 DNA encodes these proteins:
- a CDS encoding glutamine--tRNA ligase/YqeY domain fusion protein: MSDSVLSDTTPSPRRDFIREMVADDVATGRFGRGPATRFPPEPNGFLHMGHAKSICLNFGIATEFGGTCNLRFDDTNPATEDVRYVESIKRDVQWLGFQWDGEYYASDYFEKLYEIAEQLVQKGKAYVDDQNEEQIRTNRGTVTSAGTPSPWRDRSVEENLDLLRRMKAGEFPDGSRVLRAKIDMGHVNMVMRDPLLLRIRHAHHYRRGNDWCIYPLYDFAHGLSDAIEGITRSLCTLEFKDAREIYDWLVHEAGFVNPPTQIEFARLELDYTVLSKRKLLRLVNEGHVSGWDDPRMPTIAGLRRRGVRPEAIRAFAETIGVARKDARVEYATYEHAVRNDLNMEVPRRMGVLNPLKVVLTNYPEGQVEELEAQDYPHDVPKTGSRTVPFSRELYVDRDDFMEDPPKKFYRLSPGREVRLRFGYLITCTEVVKNEAGEVIELRCTYDPATRSGLAPDGRKVQGTIHWVSAAQAVSCEVRLYDRLFSQADPDDVPEGQDFLSTLNPDSLVVIADAKVEPSVLADPVGSRYQFERVGYFYAEPEGSTAEKRVFNRIVGLRDSWAKEVKKG; this comes from the coding sequence GTGTCCGATTCCGTGCTCTCCGATACAACACCGTCTCCACGTCGCGACTTCATTCGCGAAATGGTGGCGGATGACGTGGCGACCGGCCGCTTCGGCCGGGGCCCGGCCACGCGCTTTCCGCCCGAACCGAACGGCTTCCTGCACATGGGGCATGCGAAGTCGATCTGTCTGAACTTCGGCATCGCGACCGAGTTCGGCGGCACCTGCAACCTGCGTTTCGACGACACCAACCCGGCCACCGAAGACGTGCGCTATGTGGAGTCGATCAAGCGCGACGTGCAGTGGCTGGGTTTCCAGTGGGATGGAGAGTATTACGCGTCGGACTACTTCGAAAAGCTGTACGAGATCGCCGAACAGCTCGTGCAGAAGGGGAAGGCGTACGTCGACGATCAGAACGAAGAGCAGATTCGCACCAATCGTGGCACGGTGACATCGGCGGGCACGCCGAGTCCGTGGCGTGATCGTTCGGTGGAAGAAAACCTCGATCTGTTGCGTCGGATGAAGGCGGGTGAATTCCCCGATGGATCACGGGTCCTGCGCGCGAAGATCGACATGGGTCATGTCAACATGGTCATGCGTGATCCGCTGCTGCTGCGCATCCGTCATGCGCATCATTATCGTCGCGGCAACGACTGGTGCATTTATCCGCTGTATGACTTCGCCCATGGGTTGAGTGATGCCATCGAAGGCATCACGCGCTCGTTGTGCACGCTGGAGTTCAAGGACGCGCGGGAGATCTACGACTGGCTGGTACACGAAGCCGGATTCGTGAATCCGCCTACGCAGATCGAGTTTGCACGCCTCGAGCTCGACTACACGGTACTCAGCAAGCGCAAGCTGCTGCGTCTGGTGAACGAAGGGCATGTGAGTGGATGGGATGACCCCCGCATGCCCACGATTGCCGGGCTGCGTCGGCGTGGCGTGCGTCCGGAGGCCATTCGTGCGTTTGCCGAAACGATCGGTGTGGCACGCAAGGATGCGCGGGTGGAATACGCGACGTACGAGCATGCGGTGCGCAACGACCTGAACATGGAAGTGCCGCGTCGCATGGGGGTGCTCAACCCGCTCAAGGTCGTGCTCACCAACTACCCGGAAGGGCAGGTGGAAGAGCTCGAGGCGCAGGATTACCCGCACGACGTGCCGAAGACTGGGAGTCGCACGGTCCCATTCTCGCGCGAGCTGTACGTCGATCGCGACGATTTCATGGAAGACCCGCCGAAGAAGTTCTATCGGTTGTCGCCGGGCCGTGAGGTGCGTCTGCGATTTGGCTATCTCATCACGTGCACCGAGGTGGTGAAGAACGAGGCCGGTGAAGTGATCGAGCTGCGTTGCACGTACGATCCGGCCACGCGCAGCGGTTTGGCGCCTGATGGTCGGAAGGTGCAGGGCACGATCCACTGGGTGAGCGCCGCGCAGGCCGTGTCGTGCGAAGTGCGCTTGTACGATCGCCTGTTCTCGCAGGCCGATCCCGACGATGTGCCGGAGGGGCAGGACTTCCTGTCGACGCTCAACCCCGATTCGCTGGTGGTGATTGCCGATGCGAAGGTGGAGCCCAGCGTGCTCGCTGACCCGGTGGGTTCGCGGTATCAGTTCGAGCGCGTGGGCTACTTCTACGCCGAACCGGAGGGGAGCACCGCAGAAAAGCGGGTGTTCAACCGGATCGTTGGATTGCGTGACAGTTGGGCCAAGGAAGTGAAGAAGGGCTGA
- a CDS encoding deoxyribodipyrimidine photo-lyase codes for MPRLPTHALSDDYVRDQLVPRTVDLNGKTYRPDGEYVLYWMQSTHRLDDNWGLRAAIRTADRLKLPVVVHQGLDPTYPHASARHHTFILQGARDTARQAEALGIHYQFVLRPQRTDDARVVDRLAARAYVVFTDLFPTAGVRERVARFAQRVTCRVLAVDSVCTVPSGLFEKAEYAARTIRPKLARLLAHAIEPVEDHTPRSDVSTSLATSLRATVAEGGGLVPLDIAQMDDAAIARTVAGCAIDHDVCAVPMPGGSSAANARWTRFLEHGLPQYDERRNEASDGEGTSRLSPYLHFGQISSARVVREAQQAGVGAANLDAFVQQITTWRELSYNWCVRTPAFDQLSALPAWVQRTMQEHVNDPRPELYTRDQLERAQTGDRLWNAAQTELVQEGIIHNYPRMLWGKTVLLWTRDYEDARTWLFHLNDKYALDGRDANSVGGIMWCLGLWDRPWGNRPVWGGLRPMATARAKTKFDVEGYIARVHADHDSPPRLL; via the coding sequence GTGCCCCGTCTCCCAACACACGCCCTCTCCGACGACTACGTCCGCGACCAGCTCGTGCCGCGTACGGTCGACCTGAACGGCAAGACCTATCGGCCAGACGGCGAGTATGTGCTGTACTGGATGCAATCGACGCATCGCCTCGACGACAACTGGGGACTGCGGGCCGCCATTCGCACGGCCGACCGCCTGAAGCTGCCGGTGGTGGTGCACCAGGGACTCGACCCAACCTACCCCCACGCGTCGGCGCGGCATCACACATTCATCCTGCAGGGAGCGCGGGATACCGCGCGTCAGGCGGAGGCGTTGGGCATCCACTACCAGTTCGTGCTGCGCCCACAGCGCACCGACGATGCCCGCGTCGTGGACCGACTCGCAGCCCGCGCGTATGTGGTGTTCACCGATCTCTTTCCAACGGCCGGTGTGCGGGAACGGGTGGCACGCTTCGCCCAGCGCGTGACATGCCGCGTGTTGGCGGTGGACAGTGTGTGCACGGTGCCCAGTGGTCTGTTCGAAAAGGCCGAATACGCCGCGCGCACCATTCGCCCGAAACTCGCGCGCCTGTTGGCCCATGCGATCGAGCCGGTCGAGGATCACACACCTCGCAGCGACGTGTCGACATCACTCGCCACGTCGCTGCGCGCCACGGTAGCCGAAGGCGGCGGACTCGTGCCGCTCGACATCGCGCAGATGGATGACGCGGCCATCGCACGCACCGTGGCGGGGTGTGCAATCGATCACGACGTGTGCGCGGTGCCGATGCCCGGCGGCAGCAGCGCCGCGAATGCCCGATGGACCCGCTTCCTGGAGCATGGGCTTCCGCAGTATGACGAACGCCGCAACGAAGCCAGCGATGGTGAAGGCACGTCCCGCCTGTCGCCTTACCTGCACTTCGGACAGATCTCATCGGCGCGCGTGGTACGCGAGGCACAACAGGCCGGCGTTGGTGCGGCCAATCTCGATGCGTTTGTCCAGCAGATCACCACATGGCGCGAGCTGTCGTACAACTGGTGTGTGCGCACCCCCGCCTTCGACCAGCTCTCGGCGCTACCGGCATGGGTGCAGCGCACCATGCAGGAGCACGTGAACGACCCGCGCCCGGAACTGTACACACGCGATCAACTCGAACGCGCGCAGACGGGTGATCGGCTCTGGAATGCCGCACAGACGGAGCTCGTGCAGGAAGGCATCATCCACAACTATCCACGCATGTTGTGGGGCAAGACCGTGCTGCTGTGGACACGCGACTACGAAGACGCCCGCACGTGGCTGTTCCACCTCAACGACAAGTACGCGCTCGACGGGCGGGACGCGAACAGCGTGGGCGGCATCATGTGGTGCCTCGGGCTGTGGGACCGTCCCTGGGGGAATCGTCCGGTGTGGGGTGGCTTGCGTCCGATGGCCACGGCACGCGCGAAGACCAAGTTCGATGTGGAAGGGTACATTGCGCGCGTACACGCCGACCACGACTCGCCACCACGCCTGCTCTGA
- a CDS encoding threonine ammonia-lyase, with protein MPTLDPAIVPSVDAVREAATHVRTFMPPSRLERSDALSTETGVDVWLKLELENPTGSFKVRGAYNVLAGLSAAERRAGVVASSAGNHGLGVAYAAKAFDTPAMLYVPRTAPQVKKDGIRMLGAVVNDEALDYDAAMVLAKAHAVQQGIRFINPCLGLDLLAGQGTVALEVLEQLPSAKTVLICTGGGGLLGGMGAVLRALAPHVRIIGVQSEETAAMTKSVHAGHVVDSPVTPTLADGLAGQIDADALHIGQQCADDMVLVTEAELGETIAWLHRTLDLKVEGAGAVTVAALRHGRVASLEGPVVAVVSGRNIDDSRLGALLATY; from the coding sequence ATGCCCACGCTTGATCCTGCCATCGTTCCCAGTGTCGACGCCGTGCGCGAGGCCGCGACACATGTGCGCACCTTCATGCCGCCGAGTCGCCTCGAGCGCAGTGATGCACTGTCGACGGAGACGGGGGTCGATGTGTGGCTCAAGTTGGAGCTGGAGAACCCCACAGGCTCCTTCAAGGTGCGTGGCGCCTACAATGTGCTGGCCGGTTTGTCGGCCGCAGAGCGACGAGCCGGTGTCGTCGCGTCGAGCGCCGGCAACCACGGGCTCGGCGTTGCCTACGCGGCCAAGGCGTTCGACACACCAGCCATGTTGTACGTGCCGCGGACGGCCCCGCAGGTGAAGAAGGATGGCATTCGCATGCTGGGCGCCGTGGTGAACGATGAAGCGCTCGACTACGACGCGGCCATGGTGCTCGCCAAAGCCCACGCCGTGCAGCAAGGCATTCGGTTCATCAATCCCTGTCTGGGCCTCGACCTGCTGGCCGGACAGGGGACCGTGGCCTTGGAAGTACTGGAGCAGTTGCCATCCGCGAAGACCGTGCTGATCTGCACCGGCGGTGGTGGGCTGCTGGGCGGCATGGGGGCCGTCCTGCGCGCGCTCGCCCCGCACGTACGCATCATTGGTGTGCAAAGCGAAGAGACCGCCGCCATGACCAAATCGGTGCACGCCGGACATGTCGTGGACTCACCCGTCACACCCACCTTGGCGGATGGACTGGCCGGGCAGATCGATGCGGACGCGTTGCACATCGGTCAGCAGTGTGCCGATGACATGGTGCTGGTTACAGAGGCGGAACTGGGCGAGACCATCGCCTGGCTCCATCGCACGCTGGACCTCAAGGTCGAAGGCGCAGGCGCCGTGACGGTGGCGGCGCTGCGTCACGGCCGCGTGGCATCGCTCGAAGGACCGGTGGTGGCGGTGGTGAGTGGGCGCAACATCGACGATTCCCGCCTCGGTGCGCTGTTGGCGACCTATTGA
- a CDS encoding KGG domain-containing protein, translating to MTGKSRRGFASMDPNRQREIASKGGRAAHEKGTAHEWSSDEAREAGRKGGVTVSRDRAHMAAIGREGGESRSAAARQARVSGMGDREVPMHITRDLEQGRVMPMDRPRAMPMRSDESSLR from the coding sequence ATGACCGGAAAGAGCCGACGTGGTTTTGCGTCGATGGACCCTAATCGCCAGCGTGAGATTGCCAGTAAGGGTGGGCGCGCTGCCCATGAAAAGGGTACTGCACATGAATGGTCTTCTGACGAAGCGCGTGAAGCAGGTCGAAAGGGCGGGGTGACCGTCAGCCGAGATCGTGCGCACATGGCCGCCATCGGACGAGAGGGAGGGGAGTCGCGCAGTGCTGCGGCTCGCCAGGCCCGCGTGTCCGGCATGGGCGATCGTGAGGTGCCGATGCACATCACCCGAGACCTCGAGCAGGGGCGTGTCATGCCCATGGATCGGCCACGCGCGATGCCCATGCGGAGCGACGAAAGCTCGCTGCGCTGA
- the rnz gene encoding ribonuclease Z, with product MPLLVRFLGTAASRPTVERGVSAISLTREGETLLFDCGEGTQRQMMRYGVSFALSDVFFTHVHSDHLLGITGLLRTMALQGRTEPLRLWTPRSTAKTLRQCINIGGERTTFPVEICELEAGSSVKRGEDYRIDTFAVDHRGTASLGYAIVEEERRGRFNPDLARELGIPEGPLWGRIHRGEPIMLDDGRVIESSVLVGERRRGRRIVITGDTRPCDGTLAAAQDADLLIHESTFADEEGARAQETGHSTAREAAEIALKAGVRRLVLTHISARYSRDTRDLEQEARSVFPNTLIARDGTEIELALTEELADTPS from the coding sequence ATGCCGCTTCTCGTTCGATTCCTTGGTACCGCTGCCTCCCGTCCTACGGTCGAGCGCGGTGTGAGCGCGATTTCTCTCACCCGGGAGGGAGAGACGCTGCTCTTCGATTGCGGCGAGGGGACACAGCGTCAAATGATGCGGTACGGGGTCTCCTTTGCCCTGAGCGATGTGTTTTTCACCCATGTGCATTCCGATCACCTGTTGGGGATTACCGGACTGCTCCGTACCATGGCTTTGCAAGGGCGAACTGAGCCGTTACGCCTGTGGACACCTCGCAGCACGGCAAAAACGTTGCGCCAGTGCATCAACATTGGTGGCGAGCGTACCACGTTTCCTGTCGAGATCTGTGAGCTAGAAGCGGGCTCGAGCGTTAAACGGGGTGAGGACTATCGCATCGACACGTTTGCCGTTGATCACCGCGGCACGGCGTCGTTGGGCTACGCGATCGTGGAAGAAGAACGACGTGGCCGTTTCAATCCGGATCTCGCGCGGGAGTTGGGTATTCCCGAGGGCCCGTTGTGGGGCCGCATTCACCGGGGCGAGCCGATTATGCTCGACGACGGGCGTGTGATCGAATCATCGGTGCTGGTGGGGGAACGCCGACGCGGCCGACGCATTGTCATCACGGGCGACACACGCCCCTGCGATGGCACACTGGCCGCGGCCCAGGATGCGGACCTGTTGATTCACGAGTCCACGTTCGCCGACGAAGAAGGTGCGCGGGCGCAGGAGACCGGGCATTCCACCGCGCGGGAAGCGGCCGAGATTGCTCTCAAGGCTGGTGTCCGACGCCTCGTGCTCACGCACATCTCCGCGCGGTATTCGCGCGACACCCGCGACCTCGAGCAGGAAGCGCGTTCCGTGTTTCCGAATACGCTCATTGCCCGCGATGGCACGGAAATCGAGCTCGCGCTGACCGAAGAATTGGCGGACACACCGTCGTAG
- a CDS encoding carbohydrate-binding domain-containing protein — MTQPSPLASTPVRRPHCPTILRATRRSSMWTLLAGLFVGACGTDGSELTSPTDGDGSTSGTGTTFAVASPSCSEEAKLTNAYTVASAMAKNTVDHEVTSDYTIDGVTATTIALSGTTATITGNGASISGNTVTIGAAGTYRLSGTMTDGQVFVSTADTGLVRLVLDGASITRSTDTPLYVSRAKRAAIVLVNGTTNTLQDGTSYPTGAEQNAPLYSKVNLSIGGEGALTVTGKIAHGIHSKDGLVIRSGRVTVTAAEDGIRGKDYLVVRGGTIGVTAGGDALKSNEDGDAALGYVLIAGGTLTLTAGNDAVQAETDLLMTGGTITAVTRGGSSTVIPDTLSAKGLKAGVMFVADGGTATLNTADDGLHSNANLVVNGGTFTISTGDDGVHADSAVTINGGSIDVTKSYEGIEAGTADMTFNGGRVRVVASDDGINLSGDGDGARGTGNYTIRINGGRITSLSGGDGIDSNSAIAMTGGCLLVAGPQSGANPAIDYDRTFVMTGGFLVGTGSTNMAQAPGTASTQPSIQFTFGSTRTAGGILHIQTSAGVSVLDLAPVKGYQSLVVSSPLLTVGGSYKLYSGGTESGTAVDGLYTGGQYTLGTLVQTFTLAGVTNRITVP; from the coding sequence ATGACACAGCCATCTCCCCTCGCGTCGACGCCGGTTCGGCGTCCGCATTGTCCCACCATTCTTCGCGCCACACGTCGCTCTTCGATGTGGACACTGCTGGCCGGCCTCTTCGTCGGAGCCTGTGGCACGGATGGCAGTGAACTGACATCACCCACCGACGGCGATGGCTCCACCAGTGGCACGGGCACCACGTTCGCCGTGGCCAGTCCAAGCTGCAGTGAAGAGGCGAAGCTCACGAATGCCTACACGGTGGCGTCGGCGATGGCGAAGAACACCGTCGATCATGAAGTCACGAGCGACTACACCATCGATGGTGTGACCGCGACGACGATCGCGTTGAGCGGTACGACGGCCACCATCACCGGCAATGGCGCCTCGATCAGCGGCAACACGGTCACCATCGGTGCAGCGGGCACCTATCGTCTGAGTGGCACCATGACCGATGGTCAGGTGTTTGTGAGTACGGCGGACACGGGCCTCGTGCGTCTGGTGCTCGACGGAGCATCCATCACACGCAGCACCGACACACCGTTGTATGTGTCGAGGGCGAAACGTGCAGCCATCGTGCTGGTGAACGGCACCACCAATACGCTGCAGGACGGCACATCGTATCCGACAGGCGCCGAGCAGAACGCGCCGCTTTACAGCAAGGTGAATCTGTCCATCGGCGGTGAAGGCGCGCTCACGGTGACCGGCAAGATCGCGCATGGCATTCATTCGAAGGACGGCCTCGTGATCCGCTCGGGGCGCGTCACGGTCACGGCCGCCGAAGACGGCATCCGCGGCAAAGACTATCTCGTGGTCCGCGGCGGCACGATCGGTGTGACCGCCGGTGGGGATGCGCTCAAGTCCAACGAGGATGGTGATGCGGCCCTGGGGTATGTGCTCATCGCGGGTGGCACACTCACGCTGACGGCAGGCAACGATGCCGTGCAGGCCGAGACAGATCTGCTCATGACCGGTGGCACCATCACCGCCGTAACACGCGGTGGCAGCTCCACGGTCATTCCCGACACGCTGTCGGCCAAGGGACTCAAGGCCGGCGTGATGTTCGTGGCGGATGGTGGCACGGCCACGCTCAACACGGCCGATGATGGACTGCACTCCAATGCCAACCTCGTGGTGAATGGTGGCACCTTCACCATCAGCACCGGCGACGATGGGGTGCACGCCGACTCCGCCGTGACAATCAATGGCGGCAGTATCGACGTCACGAAGAGTTATGAAGGCATCGAAGCCGGCACGGCCGACATGACCTTCAACGGAGGTCGCGTGCGAGTGGTCGCCAGTGACGACGGGATCAATCTCTCAGGTGATGGCGACGGCGCGCGCGGCACGGGCAACTATACCATTCGCATCAATGGCGGCCGCATCACCAGTCTGTCAGGTGGCGATGGCATCGACTCCAATTCGGCCATCGCCATGACCGGTGGTTGCCTGCTGGTGGCCGGCCCTCAAAGTGGCGCCAATCCCGCCATCGACTACGATCGCACGTTTGTCATGACTGGTGGGTTCCTCGTGGGCACCGGCAGCACCAACATGGCGCAGGCACCGGGCACAGCATCCACCCAACCGTCCATCCAGTTCACCTTCGGTTCGACGCGCACGGCCGGTGGCATCCTGCACATCCAGACAAGCGCCGGCGTGTCGGTGCTCGATCTCGCGCCGGTGAAAGGCTATCAGTCGCTGGTGGTCTCTTCACCGCTGCTCACCGTGGGTGGCAGCTACAAGCTGTACTCGGGAGGCACCGAGTCGGGCACGGCGGTGGACGGCCTCTACACCGGTGGTCAGTATACGCTGGGCACCCTGGTGCAGACCTTTACGCTGGCGGGCGTCACCAACCGCATCACCGTGCCCTGA
- a CDS encoding transporter: protein MRSYTEIAASASLGAALTDRVGAYAETFGFAPQDGSGTISRYVNAGVTFLFNPDLQLDVRAGVGPASQRTRDYFAGIGLVVRR, encoded by the coding sequence GTGCGCAGCTACACGGAAATCGCGGCCAGCGCCTCATTGGGTGCGGCGCTCACCGATCGGGTTGGTGCGTATGCCGAAACCTTCGGCTTCGCGCCGCAGGACGGCTCGGGCACCATCAGCCGTTACGTGAACGCGGGTGTCACGTTCCTGTTCAATCCGGATCTGCAGCTCGACGTGCGTGCCGGTGTTGGTCCCGCCTCACAGCGTACCCGCGACTACTTCGCCGGTATCGGTCTGGTGGTGCGTCGCTGA
- a CDS encoding transporter, which produces MLFRAFLALVVVSSSACASMGTRDALVSDRPDFTERASTIAPRHVQVEAGQTTSREGEARVNAVGEVLVRAGLTPRLELRVSGNSWVQERVAGTVNSGLEDGAIGIKYNVTEGPDEPSWRPTFSVIAHTTVPTGSDAFRVSRAQPEVKLLGAWTLSDRLGFSSN; this is translated from the coding sequence ATGCTGTTTCGTGCATTCCTCGCATTGGTAGTTGTGAGCAGTTCCGCCTGCGCCTCGATGGGCACCCGCGACGCCCTCGTGTCTGATCGTCCCGATTTCACGGAGCGCGCGAGCACCATCGCGCCCCGCCATGTGCAGGTCGAGGCGGGACAGACCACCTCGCGTGAAGGCGAAGCGCGCGTCAACGCGGTCGGTGAAGTGCTCGTGCGCGCCGGCCTTACGCCCCGCCTCGAACTGCGCGTTTCGGGCAACTCCTGGGTGCAGGAACGTGTGGCCGGCACGGTGAACAGCGGACTGGAAGACGGCGCGATCGGCATCAAGTACAACGTGACCGAAGGTCCGGATGAGCCCTCATGGCGCCCGACGTTCTCGGTCATTGCGCACACGACCGTCCCCACGGGCAGCGATGCCTTCCGCGTGTCCCGTGCACAGCCTGAAGTGAAGTTGCTCGGCGCCTGGACCCTAAGCGATCGCCTCGGCTTCTCGAGCAACTGA